A genomic window from Desulfovibrio porci includes:
- a CDS encoding tripartite tricarboxylate transporter permease — protein sequence MFANIIDGIMSALSLSALLANLMGVALGIIFGALPGLTAAMGVALLIPLTFGMAPVDAFSALLGMYCGAIYGGCITAILVGTPGTVSAAATMLEGPALTARGESRRALDMATVASFIGGIFSALVLVSVAPLLARAAMSFSAPEYFAVAVFGLTIVASLSSGHLIKGLVSACVGLFLATIGLDPVTSDMRNTFNIPDLFNGLSLVPVLVGLFAMSQVLVTVEDVIRGVSLKEGKISRRGLSLKDLTGNAVNFLRSSAIGTAIGIIPATGVSAATFFAYSEAKRHSKTPEMYGKGCLEGIAATESSNNAVCGGALIPLLTLGVPGDIITAIMLGALMIQGLTPGPLLFVEHPVMVYGIFAAFITANVLMLVCGLIAVRGANKITAIPGGVLMPIVVTLCAVGGFAVNNSTFDLLVVAVFGTVGYLMIKCDFPLPPLLLAMILEPIAEANFRRALSISQNDYAIFYTSPVACIILGLSLFVLIKSVWNDLRDSRKNPSKS from the coding sequence ATGTTTGCGAACATTATTGACGGAATTATGAGCGCCCTCAGTCTGAGCGCTCTGCTGGCCAACCTCATGGGTGTGGCCTTGGGGATAATCTTCGGCGCGCTGCCCGGACTGACGGCGGCCATGGGCGTGGCCCTGCTCATTCCACTGACTTTCGGCATGGCCCCGGTGGACGCTTTTTCCGCCCTGTTGGGCATGTACTGCGGGGCCATTTACGGCGGCTGCATCACGGCCATTCTGGTGGGCACACCGGGCACGGTTTCCGCCGCAGCCACCATGCTGGAAGGTCCGGCTTTGACCGCGCGCGGCGAATCCCGCCGAGCCTTGGACATGGCCACCGTGGCCTCCTTCATCGGCGGCATTTTCAGCGCGCTTGTCCTGGTTTCCGTGGCGCCGCTGCTGGCCCGCGCGGCCATGTCCTTCAGCGCGCCGGAATATTTCGCGGTGGCCGTCTTCGGCCTGACCATCGTGGCCTCGCTCTCCTCCGGCCACCTGATCAAAGGCTTGGTTTCCGCCTGTGTGGGCCTGTTTCTCGCCACCATCGGACTAGACCCGGTCACCAGCGACATGCGCAACACATTCAACATTCCGGATCTTTTCAACGGCCTGTCCCTGGTGCCCGTGCTGGTGGGCCTGTTCGCCATGTCCCAAGTTCTGGTGACCGTGGAGGACGTGATCCGGGGCGTGTCGCTCAAGGAAGGTAAGATATCCAGGCGCGGTCTTTCTCTTAAAGATCTTACCGGCAATGCCGTAAACTTCCTGCGCTCCTCGGCCATCGGTACAGCCATCGGGATCATTCCGGCCACCGGCGTGAGTGCGGCCACCTTTTTCGCCTACTCCGAGGCCAAGCGCCACTCCAAGACGCCGGAAATGTACGGCAAGGGCTGCCTGGAGGGCATTGCCGCCACGGAATCCTCCAACAACGCGGTCTGCGGCGGCGCGCTGATCCCCCTGCTGACCCTGGGCGTGCCCGGCGACATCATCACCGCCATTATGCTGGGCGCGCTGATGATCCAAGGCCTGACGCCCGGCCCGCTGCTTTTTGTGGAGCATCCGGTCATGGTGTACGGCATTTTCGCGGCCTTCATCACCGCCAATGTGCTGATGCTGGTCTGCGGACTCATCGCCGTGCGCGGGGCCAATAAGATCACGGCCATTCCCGGCGGGGTGCTCATGCCCATCGTGGTCACGCTCTGCGCAGTGGGCGGCTTTGCAGTAAACAATTCCACCTTTGACCTGCTGGTGGTAGCGGTGTTCGGCACTGTGGGCTATCTGATGATCAAGTGCGACTTCCCCTTGCCGCCGCTGCTGCTGGCCATGATCCTGGAACCCATTGCCGAAGCTAACTTCCGCCGGGCATTGAGCATTTCCCAGAACGACTATGCCATTTTCTACACCAGCCCCGTGGCCTGCATCATCCTGGGACTCAGCCTCTTTGTGCTGATCAAGTCCGTTTGGAACGACCTTCGCGATTCCCGGAAGAACCCGAGCAAATCCTGA